The following are from one region of the Amedibacterium intestinale genome:
- the parC gene encoding DNA topoisomerase IV subunit A encodes MKKKENEEQSMHQANIIASPLEEIMGDRFGRYSKYIIQDRALPDARDGLKPVQRRILYAMYEDGNTWDKPYRKSAKTVGLVIGNYHPHGDTSVYYAMVRMSQEWKIRTPQIDMQGNNGSIDDDPAAAMRYTEARLGKISEYLLKDIEKDTVQWAANFDDTAMEPTLLPARYPNLLVNGITGIAAGYATNIPPHNLNEVLDACVYRIQHPQCTLEELMGLVKGPDFPTGGIIQGVSGIREAFETGKGRIIVRSKVSIEQTKTLQQIVVTEIPYEVVKSSMVKKIDDVRLNKKIDGILDVRDESDRNGLRVVIDIKKDVDAQLILNYLYKNTDLQVSYNYNVIAIENKRPVQMGLAAMLDAFIDHRRIVIERRSRFDLKKKQERCHILEGLIRAVSVLDEIIAIIRASKDKADAKANIIDRFSFSEVQAEAIVTMRLYRLSNTDVTLLNEEFKQLCNEIEELEEILANPKKLRKVMIQELNEVKKAFPTPRLSVIEENIEEIVIDKTAMISHEDVMVTISRDGYAKRVSLRSYGAAGEAMTGIKEGDELLGYVQSNTINHLLFFTTAGTYGYVPVYALEEGKWKEIGSHVNSLIRMTSNEKITDAFIVSDFSSQAYIISVTKHGLIKKTKLSEYEVSRNNKTMSNMKLLENDEVIHSYIAYEKDEMLLASRNGYMTRYPIALIPATSPRSKGVKAMNLSDDVIASACILSPSQNKQLVIFAENGAVKRIKTSDIDITGRPTRGTMICKKVKSNPYYVSKIGLYDLHEEITIMAEEIHKMLGKDISLMSKDSTFSMPLKSLQNFYVLNGIDVVKEVHEAENTNKKEHEHDFEEVSLFEE; translated from the coding sequence ATGAAAAAGAAAGAAAATGAAGAACAAAGCATGCATCAGGCAAACATCATTGCCTCTCCATTAGAAGAAATTATGGGAGATCGCTTTGGCAGATACTCTAAATATATTATTCAAGATCGTGCATTGCCAGATGCCAGAGATGGTTTAAAACCTGTACAAAGACGTATTTTGTATGCCATGTATGAAGATGGCAATACATGGGATAAACCATATCGTAAATCTGCGAAAACAGTTGGTCTTGTCATTGGTAACTACCATCCACATGGAGATACTTCTGTATATTATGCGATGGTACGTATGTCACAGGAATGGAAAATTCGTACACCGCAGATCGATATGCAGGGAAATAATGGTTCAATTGACGATGATCCGGCAGCCGCGATGCGTTATACGGAAGCACGTCTTGGTAAAATTAGTGAATATTTACTAAAAGATATTGAAAAAGATACTGTGCAGTGGGCAGCAAACTTTGATGATACCGCAATGGAGCCAACTCTGCTACCTGCTCGTTATCCAAATCTTTTGGTAAATGGAATTACTGGGATTGCGGCAGGATATGCAACAAATATTCCACCTCACAATCTAAATGAAGTACTGGATGCCTGTGTATATCGTATTCAGCATCCACAGTGTACTTTGGAAGAATTGATGGGCCTTGTGAAAGGACCGGATTTTCCAACTGGTGGTATTATTCAAGGTGTGAGTGGAATTAGAGAAGCTTTTGAAACAGGCAAGGGAAGAATTATTGTTCGAAGTAAAGTATCCATTGAACAAACAAAAACGCTTCAGCAAATCGTTGTAACAGAAATCCCTTATGAAGTTGTAAAAAGCAGCATGGTCAAGAAAATTGACGATGTACGTTTAAATAAAAAAATTGATGGTATCCTAGATGTACGTGATGAAAGTGATCGTAACGGACTTCGTGTTGTCATCGACATAAAAAAAGATGTGGATGCACAGCTGATATTAAATTATCTTTATAAAAATACGGATTTACAGGTTTCTTATAACTACAATGTGATTGCGATTGAAAATAAACGTCCGGTACAGATGGGACTTGCGGCTATGCTGGATGCTTTTATTGATCATCGCCGTATCGTGATTGAGCGAAGAAGCCGCTTTGATTTGAAAAAGAAACAAGAGCGTTGTCATATCTTGGAAGGTTTAATTCGTGCTGTTTCCGTACTGGATGAAATTATTGCGATCATTCGTGCCAGCAAGGATAAAGCGGATGCCAAAGCAAATATCATTGATCGTTTTTCTTTCAGTGAAGTACAGGCAGAAGCCATTGTTACGATGCGTTTGTATCGCTTATCCAATACGGATGTAACCTTGTTGAATGAAGAATTTAAACAGTTATGCAATGAAATTGAAGAACTGGAAGAAATACTTGCCAATCCAAAAAAATTACGCAAAGTAATGATACAGGAATTAAACGAAGTGAAAAAAGCATTTCCAACTCCGCGCTTAAGCGTGATTGAAGAAAACATCGAAGAAATCGTTATTGATAAAACTGCGATGATTTCTCATGAGGATGTTATGGTTACGATAAGTCGTGATGGATATGCAAAACGTGTTTCTTTACGAAGCTATGGTGCAGCAGGGGAAGCCATGACGGGTATTAAAGAAGGCGATGAACTTCTTGGTTATGTACAAAGCAATACCATTAACCATCTTTTATTCTTTACTACTGCAGGAACCTATGGATATGTACCTGTTTATGCACTGGAAGAAGGAAAATGGAAAGAAATTGGAAGTCATGTGAATTCGTTAATTCGTATGACATCAAATGAAAAAATTACAGATGCCTTTATTGTTTCTGACTTCTCATCACAGGCATATATCATTTCTGTGACCAAACATGGATTAATCAAAAAAACAAAACTGTCTGAATACGAAGTATCCAGAAACAACAAAACCATGAGCAATATGAAACTGCTGGAAAACGATGAAGTGATTCATAGCTACATTGCATATGAGAAAGATGAAATGCTTCTTGCCAGTCGAAATGGATATATGACAAGATATCCAATCGCATTAATTCCGGCAACATCTCCTCGTTCCAAAGGCGTTAAAGCTATGAACTTATCCGATGATGTCATTGCATCTGCCTGCATACTTTCTCCTAGTCAAAATAAACAACTGGTCATTTTTGCAGAGAATGGGGCTGTAAAACGTATAAAAACAAGTGATATTGATATTACTGGACGTCCTACTAGAGGAACGATGATTTGTAAGAAGGTAAAATCCAATCCATATTATGTTTCAAAAATCGGATTGTATGATTTGCATGAAGAAATTACGATCATGGCAGAAGAAATCCATAAAATGCTTGGAAAAGACATCTCTTTAATGAGCAAAGATTCCACATTCTCAATGCCACTAAAATCATTACAGAACTTTTATGTATTAAATGGCATTGATGTTGTAAAAGAAGTACATGAAGCAGAAAATACAAATAAAAAAGAACATGAACATGACTTTGAAGAAGTAAGCTTGTTTGAGGAATAA
- a CDS encoding exonuclease domain-containing protein — MKKVLYLDVEWANPKNKSICQIGLVSEDFETEEPIFPELNLYINPEDKFDENCVAVHNITNSKTKDCPNFAEVWPEIEKYFTNSIIIGHNVKSSDLNAIVKNLRRYNIDIPVLYCVDTYELSKKLVKPFEISDYQLSTLCNYFGIDIDNEHDAFDDACACADLLKEFVNVFELNLEDYVEEYQIKDTGDFVEYVSSVEFRRELNTLYGVLCGIELDNQIVQEEHEYIVDWLESHRHYIHYESVGHIIKVLKMILEDNIITKEEIDTLKTVISMYLQEIKSSRETLATQFLQGLTLGIKADKEIKDIEIYNLQKWLYDNDYLEGHYPYDKLIHKVEEIVEDKIITLEEKEELKKLFDELNNPIENLNNAIIEFENKSFCLSGNFEYGSKAKVEEYITSKGGSVDKNIKKNTNYLVVGEDGSSKYSNGNYGTKVKRAIESGITILKEYQLFNL; from the coding sequence ATGAAAAAAGTATTATATTTAGATGTTGAATGGGCAAACCCTAAGAATAAAAGCATTTGTCAAATAGGATTGGTATCAGAAGATTTTGAAACAGAAGAACCTATTTTTCCTGAATTAAATCTTTATATTAATCCAGAGGATAAATTTGATGAAAACTGTGTAGCGGTTCATAATATTACTAACTCAAAGACAAAAGATTGTCCAAATTTTGCTGAGGTGTGGCCAGAAATAGAAAAATATTTTACAAATTCTATAATTATCGGACATAATGTTAAGAGTTCTGATTTAAATGCAATTGTAAAGAATCTAAGAAGATATAACATTGATATTCCTGTTTTATATTGTGTTGATACATATGAATTATCAAAGAAACTTGTAAAGCCATTTGAGATATCTGATTATCAACTGTCTACATTGTGCAATTATTTCGGAATAGATATTGATAATGAGCATGATGCATTTGATGATGCCTGTGCTTGTGCAGATTTATTAAAAGAATTTGTTAATGTATTTGAATTAAATTTAGAAGATTATGTGGAAGAATATCAAATAAAAGATACTGGTGATTTTGTTGAATATGTTTCTTCTGTTGAGTTTAGGAGAGAATTGAATACACTTTATGGTGTTTTATGTGGAATAGAGTTAGATAATCAAATAGTACAAGAAGAACATGAATATATTGTGGACTGGTTAGAAAGTCATAGGCATTATATTCATTATGAATCTGTTGGTCATATTATTAAGGTATTAAAAATGATTTTGGAAGACAATATTATCACAAAGGAAGAAATTGATACATTGAAAACTGTAATCTCAATGTATCTTCAAGAGATAAAATCTAGTAGAGAAACTTTAGCAACTCAATTTTTACAAGGATTGACCTTGGGTATAAAAGCTGATAAAGAAATAAAAGATATTGAAATTTATAATCTTCAAAAGTGGTTATATGATAATGATTATTTGGAAGGGCATTATCCATATGATAAATTGATCCATAAAGTCGAAGAAATTGTTGAAGACAAGATTATAACATTGGAAGAAAAAGAAGAATTAAAGAAACTATTTGATGAATTGAATAATCCAATAGAAAATCTTAATAATGCAATAATTGAGTTTGAAAATAAGTCATTTTGTTTAAGCGGAAATTTTGAATATGGTTCAAAAGCAAAAGTTGAAGAATATATTACATCAAAAGGTGGTAGTGTGGATAAAAATATAAAGAAGAACACCAATTATTTAGTTGTTGGTGAAGATGGATCTTCTAAATATTCTAATGGAAATTATGGTACGAAAGTTAAAAGAGCAATTGAATCAGGAATTACGATTTTGAAAGAATATCAGTTATTTAATCTTTGA
- a CDS encoding GNAT family N-acetyltransferase, which yields MIDVYMNCPTFENEFYMLRKVEKEDAKDLLKVYSDSKAVPFFNSDNCGGDDFHYTTEDRMKEAIEYWLWEYNRQGFVRWAIISKKTKEAIGTIELFHRDANDFFTNCGLLRMDIRSDYEIASEIIKILALIIEPAYTLFHCDKIATKAIAPAKERIEALKSLGFNLSKEKLIGHDETEYGSYFFLSKN from the coding sequence ATGATAGATGTGTATATGAATTGTCCTACATTTGAAAATGAATTCTATATGTTAAGAAAGGTAGAAAAGGAAGATGCGAAGGACTTATTAAAAGTATATTCTGATTCTAAAGCTGTACCTTTCTTTAACAGTGATAATTGTGGTGGAGATGATTTTCACTATACTACAGAAGATAGAATGAAAGAGGCAATTGAATACTGGCTTTGGGAGTATAATAGACAAGGGTTTGTTCGCTGGGCAATTATCTCAAAAAAGACAAAGGAAGCAATAGGTACGATAGAACTTTTTCATAGGGATGCGAATGATTTTTTTACAAACTGTGGTTTGTTAAGAATGGACATCCGTAGTGATTATGAAATTGCAAGTGAGATTATTAAAATTCTAGCGTTAATCATTGAACCTGCCTATACGCTTTTTCACTGTGATAAAATTGCGACAAAGGCGATTGCACCAGCAAAAGAGCGTATTGAGGCATTGAAATCCTTAGGTTTTAATCTTTCCAAAGAAAAACTAATAGGCCATGATGAAACAGAGTATGGTTCTTATTTTTTCTTATCCAAAAATTAA
- a CDS encoding MutS-related protein gives MQLSYIHEQKEKLRKEIEIKKQESGRFSFLRFLSIVGFIFGIYQGYYGNHPYFYIVSILMCVVFIYLVIKHNRIKKEIEDTQALFFVYEDIEKRKDDRWKEYTDTGEEFLVEDAKQEVDLDIFGKASLFQYLNCAKTMEGRKYLASLLSWKQQDSEQIKQRQEAVKECISSTDLSLRFMQLSKLFEWHAGKKKKCQMEHFYQAMETHEHFYAKLWKRICIFISVCCVGITAASFFFHQLQAYALILFMGSLCLAFLFYMKNSAVLSSTGMYASIMQDYQRMLEEIEHADVTSAFLQQLKKDCAQADHAILKLQHILQMVQVRNNFILHFIVNGFLLLDFQCVFALEDWKERYGSHVRTWLCAIGKMEAMVSLAQIGLVKDTYCEAKVIEHETPTFCFEKMYHPLIQEKRAVANSFDADNKTYIITGSNMSGKTTFLRTIGINMILFHAGAPLCAVSGSATSMNLYTSMRVHDNVSEGISTFYAEILRIKDMMLASEKKEKMLVLVDEIFKGTNSADRIVCAKTALEKLHLSWIITFVSTHDFELCDMDKTMNAENYHFSEYYEDDKILFDYTLKEGRCTTTNAKQLMKMAGF, from the coding sequence ATGCAGCTGTCTTATATTCATGAACAAAAAGAAAAATTAAGAAAAGAAATAGAAATAAAGAAACAGGAATCTGGAAGGTTTTCATTTCTGCGGTTTCTATCTATTGTAGGTTTTATCTTTGGTATTTATCAGGGATATTATGGAAATCATCCATATTTTTATATAGTAAGTATCTTGATGTGTGTTGTTTTTATTTATCTTGTTATTAAACATAATCGTATAAAAAAAGAAATAGAGGACACACAGGCACTTTTTTTCGTATATGAAGATATTGAAAAACGTAAGGATGATCGCTGGAAAGAATATACAGATACAGGCGAAGAGTTCTTGGTGGAAGATGCCAAACAAGAAGTTGATTTGGATATTTTTGGAAAAGCAAGTTTGTTTCAATATCTTAATTGTGCAAAAACAATGGAGGGAAGAAAATATCTAGCATCACTGTTAAGCTGGAAGCAGCAGGATAGTGAGCAAATAAAACAGCGACAGGAGGCTGTGAAAGAATGTATTTCTTCCACGGATTTATCACTTCGTTTTATGCAACTGTCAAAACTTTTTGAATGGCATGCAGGGAAAAAGAAAAAATGTCAGATGGAGCATTTTTATCAGGCAATGGAAACTCATGAACATTTTTATGCGAAACTATGGAAAAGAATATGCATATTTATTTCTGTATGTTGTGTAGGGATAACCGCTGCTTCTTTTTTCTTTCATCAGCTGCAGGCGTATGCACTTATTCTTTTTATGGGAAGTTTATGTCTTGCGTTTTTATTCTATATGAAAAATAGTGCAGTGTTATCTTCCACAGGAATGTATGCATCCATTATGCAGGATTATCAGCGCATGCTGGAAGAAATTGAGCATGCAGATGTAACAAGTGCATTTCTTCAGCAGTTGAAAAAAGATTGTGCACAAGCTGATCATGCAATTCTTAAGCTTCAGCATATTTTGCAGATGGTGCAGGTACGTAATAATTTTATTTTACATTTCATTGTAAATGGTTTTTTACTTCTTGATTTTCAATGTGTGTTCGCACTGGAAGATTGGAAAGAGCGCTATGGAAGTCATGTTCGTACATGGCTGTGTGCCATAGGGAAGATGGAAGCAATGGTTTCTTTGGCACAAATTGGTCTAGTGAAAGATACATATTGTGAAGCAAAAGTTATAGAACATGAAACACCGACTTTCTGTTTTGAAAAAATGTATCATCCGCTAATTCAGGAAAAGCGTGCAGTGGCTAACAGTTTTGATGCAGATAATAAAACGTATATTATTACTGGAAGCAATATGTCTGGGAAAACAACCTTTCTTCGTACCATTGGTATCAATATGATTTTGTTTCATGCAGGAGCACCACTTTGTGCAGTATCTGGAAGTGCAACATCCATGAATCTATATACAAGTATGCGCGTGCATGACAATGTAAGTGAAGGAATTAGTACTTTCTATGCAGAAATTCTTCGCATTAAAGATATGATGCTGGCAAGTGAAAAGAAAGAAAAAATGCTGGTGCTGGTAGATGAAATTTTTAAAGGTACAAACAGTGCTGATCGTATCGTATGTGCCAAAACGGCATTGGAAAAACTGCATTTGTCATGGATCATTACCTTTGTATCGACACATGATTTTGAATTGTGCGATATGGATAAAACAATGAATGCAGAAAATTATCATTTCTCTGAATATTATGAAGATGATAAAATTCTATTTGACTATACGTTAAAAGAAGGACGCTGTACAACAACAAATGCCAAACAGCTAATGAAAATGGCGGGTTTTTAA
- a CDS encoding IS1182 family transposase, translating into MTITQINQPNYTAYQPYMLLDFEFSFQNDVLKDDLSITILEVLRRIDLSKFIDFHHLDSRSYDPVMMLTVILMAFAEDGYASLRKLEKLCRYDVRYRSITNGFIPSYKSFERFINNTLKESIETIAKEIYLYVQDEKALEEQILYIDGTKFEANANKMTFCWRGWSKRYLPRHWQKCMELLRQVNRYFKKHEIDIHYSILKYPNIEYMIKIDEALENWLKEKEHIRKGRGKHEIAKLCDELKKSAVKMWQYAIQEDILGERNSFSKTDPDATFMHMKYDYYNHTNVFKPGYNVQIGVNNGYIAYQYISSDANDMRTLQPFTEGYKELYGQYPKMEVTDAGYGSYENYSYCKSKGIKGILKYSGYEKKKEKVTDKNRYQLRHMERMEDGTPVCPAGHVFEKERIGVNLQGQYPKMTVYYRNKNCCGCAQRNKCTTSKNGRSARIVPALEKMHTEIDEYLKSEEGKMLMRKRSAQAEGAFADIKQDFEYVRLHRRGESGVKVELILVCIGYNLRKYHNRKKVKNMN; encoded by the coding sequence ATGACAATTACTCAAATTAACCAACCAAATTATACAGCATATCAGCCATATATGCTACTGGATTTTGAATTTTCTTTTCAAAACGATGTCCTTAAGGATGATTTGAGTATCACGATCCTGGAAGTCTTGAGGAGGATTGATCTGAGTAAGTTCATAGATTTCCATCATCTTGATTCTCGTTCTTATGATCCTGTCATGATGCTGACCGTCATTCTTATGGCCTTCGCTGAAGACGGCTACGCTTCTTTACGCAAGCTGGAAAAACTTTGCCGCTATGATGTCCGTTATCGCAGTATCACAAACGGCTTCATTCCCAGCTACAAGAGCTTTGAACGCTTCATCAATAACACACTGAAAGAATCGATAGAAACCATTGCGAAAGAAATCTATCTGTATGTACAAGATGAAAAGGCATTGGAAGAACAGATTCTTTATATTGACGGGACGAAATTTGAGGCCAATGCCAATAAGATGACTTTCTGCTGGAGAGGCTGGAGCAAGCGTTATCTTCCAAGACACTGGCAGAAATGCATGGAACTGTTGAGACAGGTAAACCGATACTTTAAGAAACATGAAATCGATATACATTATTCGATTCTGAAATATCCAAATATCGAATATATGATAAAAATAGATGAAGCACTTGAAAACTGGCTGAAGGAAAAAGAACATATCCGAAAAGGCAGAGGAAAACACGAGATCGCAAAATTGTGCGATGAACTGAAGAAAAGTGCAGTCAAGATGTGGCAGTATGCCATACAGGAAGATATACTTGGAGAAAGAAACAGTTTCTCCAAGACGGATCCGGATGCCACATTCATGCATATGAAATATGATTATTATAATCATACGAATGTGTTCAAGCCTGGATATAATGTACAGATAGGAGTAAACAATGGGTACATCGCTTATCAGTATATCAGCAGTGATGCCAACGACATGAGAACCCTGCAGCCATTTACAGAAGGATACAAAGAACTGTATGGGCAGTATCCAAAGATGGAAGTAACGGATGCAGGATATGGGAGCTATGAAAACTACAGCTACTGTAAAAGCAAGGGGATCAAAGGCATATTGAAATATAGCGGATATGAAAAGAAGAAAGAAAAAGTAACTGACAAGAACCGTTATCAGCTGCGGCATATGGAACGCATGGAGGATGGAACACCAGTTTGTCCTGCAGGACATGTGTTTGAAAAAGAGCGAATCGGAGTAAATCTCCAGGGACAGTATCCAAAAATGACAGTGTATTATAGAAATAAAAACTGTTGTGGGTGTGCACAAAGAAATAAATGCACGACTTCAAAAAATGGAAGAAGTGCAAGGATCGTACCGGCATTAGAGAAGATGCATACAGAAATAGATGAATATCTAAAGAGCGAAGAAGGAAAGATGTTGATGAGGAAACGCAGCGCACAGGCAGAGGGGGCATTTGCGGATATCAAGCAGGACTTTGAATATGTGCGACTTCATCGACGAGGGGAAAGCGGAGTAAAAGTAGAATTGATTCTGGTATGTATAGGATATAACCTAAGAAAGTACCATAATCGAAAAAAGGTGAAAAATATGAATTAG
- a CDS encoding NUDIX hydrolase: MQKKISSKEVYRGSIFTMSKDEVEIKGKIYERDVIHHHGGVGVLAIKEDKVLLVKQYRYAIQKTSLEIPAGKLEQGEDPYTCGLRELEEESGYTSEKLYPICEMYSTPGFCNEKIYLYYSNDLIKVENPKAMDEDEEIETLWFSFDEIQKMLENGEIDDAKTIIALQYALLNKGAVTSKRNYSFSENHSFF; this comes from the coding sequence ATGCAGAAAAAAATATCTTCAAAAGAAGTGTATCGTGGTTCTATCTTTACCATGAGTAAAGATGAAGTAGAAATCAAAGGCAAGATATATGAACGTGATGTCATTCATCATCATGGCGGTGTTGGCGTTCTTGCGATAAAAGAAGATAAGGTCTTGCTGGTAAAACAATATCGCTATGCGATTCAAAAAACGTCTTTAGAAATTCCTGCAGGTAAGCTGGAACAAGGAGAAGATCCTTATACATGTGGATTGCGGGAATTGGAAGAAGAAAGCGGCTATACAAGTGAGAAGCTATACCCTATCTGTGAAATGTACTCGACACCAGGTTTCTGTAATGAAAAGATTTATTTATATTACAGCAATGACTTGATAAAAGTAGAAAACCCAAAGGCAATGGATGAGGATGAAGAAATCGAGACCCTTTGGTTTTCCTTTGATGAAATCCAGAAGATGTTAGAAAATGGAGAAATTGATGATGCGAAAACGATCATTGCATTGCAATATGCATTGTTAAACAAAGGGGCTGTGACGAGTAAGAGAAATTATAGTTTCTCCGAAAATCACAGCTTTTTTTAA
- a CDS encoding N-acetylmuramoyl-L-alanine amidase encodes MKNIVTYMWITLFSLCFVYAGFSPEKKPVEVYSKETAPKNTTVVKKGVITLDAGHGGYDGGSLSRKNLKEADIALSLTMKTGEILKKNNYEVVYTRTSDDVAWENDNRQDLLSRVQIAKDANADCFISLHLNYGAYYNDGARGFEIYIKDKEELTTNMAKTLETNLQELNFTQNRGIKTTQENPLLVIDENNIPAMLVEIGFISDDKDVAYITSEKGQDAIANALAQSIMKHPL; translated from the coding sequence ATGAAAAATATAGTTACATACATGTGGATTACCCTGTTTAGTCTCTGCTTTGTTTATGCCGGTTTCTCTCCGGAGAAAAAGCCGGTAGAAGTGTACAGCAAAGAAACAGCACCTAAAAATACAACGGTAGTAAAAAAAGGAGTAATTACTCTAGATGCTGGACATGGCGGTTATGATGGCGGTTCTCTTTCCAGAAAAAATTTAAAAGAAGCTGACATCGCATTGTCTTTAACAATGAAAACCGGAGAAATACTAAAAAAGAACAATTATGAAGTCGTATACACAAGAACCAGTGATGATGTAGCATGGGAAAATGATAATCGACAGGATTTGTTATCCCGCGTACAAATTGCAAAAGATGCGAATGCCGATTGTTTTATATCCCTGCATTTAAACTATGGAGCTTACTACAATGATGGGGCAAGAGGCTTTGAAATCTATATCAAAGATAAAGAAGAGCTAACTACAAACATGGCGAAGACTTTGGAAACAAACCTGCAGGAGTTAAATTTTACACAAAATCGTGGAATCAAGACAACACAGGAAAACCCACTGCTAGTCATTGACGAAAATAATATTCCCGCAATGCTGGTAGAAATCGGATTTATCAGTGATGATAAAGATGTGGCATATATCACTTCCGAAAAAGGACAAGATGCGATTGCCAATGCATTGGCACAAAGTATTATGAAACATCCTTTATAA
- a CDS encoding SpoVA/SpoVAEb family sporulation membrane protein, whose protein sequence is MKEKVIRERSKIHKPKQHKIRNALVAFAGGGSLAVAAQLVMQSFVVFLNVKKDMAVSMTIVLIIFVTALLTALGKYDKIAQFFGAGVFIPISGFANSLASCALEGKSEGLIFGIGSNMFKLAGSVLTCGVVSAFVFGMARFLLFGG, encoded by the coding sequence ATGAAGGAAAAAGTCATAAGAGAACGTTCTAAAATACATAAACCCAAACAGCATAAAATAAGAAATGCGCTTGTTGCATTTGCAGGCGGAGGAAGTTTGGCAGTGGCTGCTCAGCTTGTTATGCAGAGTTTTGTGGTATTTCTTAATGTCAAAAAAGATATGGCAGTATCCATGACGATCGTGCTGATTATTTTTGTAACTGCATTGTTAACAGCGCTTGGAAAATATGATAAGATTGCACAGTTTTTTGGCGCTGGGGTATTTATACCAATTTCCGGATTTGCGAATTCACTGGCATCCTGTGCTCTGGAAGGAAAAAGTGAAGGTTTGATTTTTGGTATTGGAAGCAACATGTTTAAACTGGCCGGTTCTGTTTTAACGTGTGGTGTTGTATCGGCATTTGTGTTTGGTATGGCACGATTTCTTTTGTTTGGAGGGTAG
- the spoVAD gene encoding stage V sporulation protein AD, with translation MTTITFQNVYVTSRGCAVGPLEASGPLKGKFDICFDDLYCNEKSFEKAEQKLLYSAIDATMRKSKVVMKDVDLLCGGDLLNQLLSSHYVARDFHRPFLGMYAACATSSALIGQAAIWVEHGYAQYALAFTSSHVATAERQFRYPNEYGIQKKETTTSTVTGAGAILLSNKPGNLKVTAFTPGEIVDWQHTDANDMGLAMAPAVFSTLTTHLKDTNRTMQDYDCIVSGDLSEIGFSFMMDLLVKDGYDIDDRFNDCGLLIYDRKKQHVFCGGSGCACSMVVTIAHLLQLLEEGVYHRILVIASGALLSPVALQQKDTIPCIAHAIVYERGDV, from the coding sequence ATGACAACCATTACGTTTCAAAATGTATATGTAACTTCAAGAGGATGTGCAGTAGGCCCTTTGGAAGCAAGCGGACCTTTAAAAGGAAAATTTGATATTTGTTTTGATGATTTGTACTGCAATGAAAAAAGCTTTGAAAAGGCAGAACAGAAATTGCTGTATAGCGCTATTGATGCGACAATGCGTAAAAGCAAAGTGGTGATGAAAGATGTGGACTTGCTGTGTGGAGGAGATTTATTAAATCAATTGTTATCTTCTCACTATGTAGCTCGCGATTTTCACCGTCCTTTTCTTGGTATGTATGCCGCATGTGCAACCAGCAGTGCACTCATTGGACAGGCGGCTATATGGGTGGAACATGGGTATGCACAATATGCATTGGCATTTACAAGTTCCCATGTCGCAACGGCAGAACGACAATTTCGTTATCCTAATGAATATGGCATTCAAAAAAAAGAAACAACCACAAGTACGGTAACAGGAGCAGGAGCAATACTTTTATCAAATAAGCCAGGAAATCTAAAAGTTACTGCGTTTACACCAGGAGAAATTGTTGACTGGCAGCATACAGATGCCAATGATATGGGGCTGGCAATGGCACCCGCTGTATTTTCTACCTTAACGACACATTTAAAAGACACCAATAGAACGATGCAGGATTATGACTGTATCGTCAGTGGTGATTTATCTGAAATCGGTTTTTCTTTCATGATGGATTTGCTGGTAAAAGATGGCTATGATATAGATGATCGTTTCAATGACTGTGGTTTATTGATATACGATAGAAAGAAACAACATGTGTTTTGCGGAGGAAGTGGATGTGCATGCAGTATGGTCGTAACGATTGCCCATTTATTACAACTATTGGAAGAAGGAGTATATCATCGTATTCTTGTGATTGCCAGCGGGGCGCTGTTATCCCCAGTTGCGCTGCAGCAGAAAGATACGATCCCCTGTATAGCCCATGCGATTGTTTATGAAAGAGGGGATGTATGA